A genomic region of Planococcus kocurii contains the following coding sequences:
- a CDS encoding glycosyltransferase, with amino-acid sequence MGSIIMIIMAFFWILLIFYSLVTIAGIWFRLTFKDSDELDVYPSVALLIPAHNEGIVIEHTLRAMARLEYKGQLDIYVLDDNSKDDTAAIAMEFASVFSRIHYIPVPPGSPSGKSRVLNYGLSISNSEYFVVYDADNEPEFDALDKLVRAAETTKDAASAVGYVKTKNAETNTLTRMIALEFQVFQLLMQSGRWKLFKLGSLAGTNMLLRRSVLEELGGYDVFALAEDAELTVRLTAKGYLLPVVPTSRTWEQEPEQMKTFIKQRTRWLTGNIYLLEKSLQDLSHWKGKTFFLSLQHVLTYLVFVVVLLFSDVFFVMSVAGYQLPNMDAPLLILWFMSYIVYTSQLLSALVVDRNVSLKNVLYIFIMYFTYAQLFIILLVRSFSTYLWSRLRGKTIAWDKTKRFKGIG; translated from the coding sequence ATGGGTTCCATCATCATGATCATCATGGCTTTTTTCTGGATATTGCTCATCTTCTATTCACTCGTCACCATCGCGGGCATTTGGTTTCGTTTGACCTTTAAAGATAGCGACGAGTTAGACGTTTATCCAAGTGTGGCTTTACTCATTCCAGCCCATAACGAAGGCATTGTGATTGAACATACATTGCGTGCCATGGCGCGACTCGAATACAAAGGACAACTCGATATTTACGTACTCGATGACAACTCCAAAGACGACACAGCGGCAATCGCTATGGAATTCGCTTCGGTATTTTCACGCATTCACTATATCCCAGTGCCACCCGGCTCGCCTTCTGGAAAGTCACGCGTATTAAATTACGGACTCAGTATTTCAAACTCGGAATATTTTGTGGTTTACGACGCGGACAATGAACCGGAATTTGATGCCTTAGACAAATTGGTTCGTGCAGCAGAAACAACAAAAGATGCTGCCAGTGCTGTTGGGTATGTGAAAACAAAAAACGCAGAAACCAACACCTTAACGCGTATGATTGCGCTCGAGTTCCAAGTGTTTCAATTGTTGATGCAGTCGGGACGTTGGAAACTGTTCAAACTTGGTTCACTTGCCGGTACCAATATGTTGCTCCGCAGATCGGTACTCGAAGAACTCGGCGGCTACGACGTTTTCGCTCTTGCTGAAGACGCCGAGTTAACCGTACGCTTGACCGCAAAAGGCTATTTACTGCCGGTAGTACCTACATCCAGAACGTGGGAACAAGAACCGGAACAAATGAAAACCTTCATCAAGCAACGAACACGCTGGCTAACCGGCAATATTTACTTGTTGGAAAAGTCACTGCAAGACTTGTCGCATTGGAAAGGGAAAACGTTTTTCCTCAGTCTTCAACACGTTTTAACCTACTTGGTATTTGTCGTGGTTTTATTATTTTCAGATGTATTTTTCGTTATGAGTGTCGCGGGCTACCAACTCCCCAACATGGACGCGCCTTTATTGATTTTGTGGTTTATGAGTTACATTGTGTACACCAGTCAATTATTGAGCGCATTGGTCGTCGATCGCAACGTGTCATTGAAAAATGTCCTGTATATTTTCATTATGTACTTTACCTACGCTCAATTATTCATTATCCTACTCGTTCGCAGCTTTTCAACTTACTTATGGAGCCGCTTGCGAGGCAAAACCATTGCCTGGGACAAAACAAAACGCTTTAAGGGGATTGGCTAA
- a CDS encoding nitroreductase family protein produces the protein MQTTQTYQKTNDFNDILTNRRSIKQYDPSVKISREEMSQIIEQASTAPSSINMQPWRFVVIDSEEGKAKIAPLASFNLDKVMSSSAVIAVFADRKNIEYAEDIYGKAVELGYMPEEVKQAQLDYFKPAYENAPDDQMKDIIMLDAGLVSMQLMLVARAHGYGTNPIGGYDKENIAEVLDMDKDRYVPVMLITIGKALNEGFPSYRLPVDTTTQWK, from the coding sequence ATGCAAACTACGCAAACGTATCAAAAAACAAATGATTTTAATGACATTTTAACGAATCGTCGTTCGATTAAACAATACGACCCATCGGTGAAAATCAGCCGTGAAGAAATGAGCCAAATCATTGAACAGGCATCAACAGCACCGTCATCTATTAATATGCAGCCTTGGCGTTTTGTGGTCATTGACAGCGAAGAAGGAAAAGCGAAAATCGCACCACTGGCTTCATTTAACTTGGATAAAGTGATGAGCTCATCTGCTGTAATCGCTGTTTTTGCAGACCGCAAAAATATTGAATACGCGGAAGACATTTATGGCAAAGCGGTTGAACTGGGTTATATGCCTGAAGAAGTTAAACAAGCACAACTGGATTATTTCAAACCGGCTTACGAAAACGCACCTGACGATCAAATGAAAGACATTATCATGCTTGATGCAGGTCTTGTGTCAATGCAATTGATGTTAGTGGCACGTGCTCACGGATATGGTACGAACCCAATTGGTGGCTATGACAAAGAAAACATCGCAGAAGTTTTGGATATGGATAAAGATCGCTATGTTCCGGTGATGTTGATAACAATCGGGAAAGCATTAAATGAAGGATTTCCATCGTACCGTTTGCCTGTTGACACAACTACACAATGGAAATAA